A genome region from Streptomyces xanthophaeus includes the following:
- a CDS encoding PIG-L deacetylase family protein: MTEQPDQQPALQPMPTDWTRALAVVAHPDDLEYGCAAAIAHWTDGGREFVYLLATRGEAGIDSIAPADCGPLREAEQRASAAVVGVSEVEFLDYRDGVVEYGLGLRRDIAAAIRRHRPELIVTLNHRDTWGGAQGGGYWNTPDHKAVGRAVLDAAGDAGNRWIFPELTEQGLEPWNGVRWVAVAGSATPTHAVDAGPGLERSIASLLEHKAYIEVLTDQDPEEYVRTFLTGNAQQAAARFGGRPAVAFEVFPR, translated from the coding sequence ATGACCGAACAACCTGATCAGCAGCCCGCCTTGCAGCCCATGCCCACCGACTGGACACGCGCCCTCGCGGTGGTCGCGCACCCCGACGACCTCGAGTACGGGTGCGCCGCGGCCATCGCGCACTGGACGGACGGGGGCCGGGAGTTCGTCTATCTCCTCGCCACGCGCGGCGAGGCGGGCATCGACAGCATCGCCCCCGCCGACTGCGGTCCCCTGCGCGAGGCGGAGCAGCGGGCGAGCGCCGCGGTCGTCGGCGTGTCCGAGGTGGAGTTCCTGGACTACCGCGACGGTGTCGTCGAGTACGGCCTCGGCCTGCGCCGGGACATCGCCGCCGCCATCAGGCGGCACCGGCCCGAGCTGATCGTCACCCTCAACCACCGTGACACGTGGGGCGGCGCGCAGGGCGGCGGTTACTGGAACACCCCCGACCACAAGGCCGTCGGCCGGGCCGTGCTGGACGCGGCCGGTGACGCCGGGAACCGCTGGATCTTCCCCGAGCTGACCGAGCAGGGCCTGGAGCCGTGGAACGGCGTGCGCTGGGTCGCGGTGGCCGGATCCGCCACCCCGACGCACGCGGTCGATGCCGGCCCCGGGCTGGAGCGTTCGATCGCGTCCCTCCTGGAGCACAAGGCGTACATCGAGGTGCTCACGGACCAGGACCCCGAGGAGTACGTGCGCACCTTCCTCACCGGGAACGCCCAGCAGGCGGCGGCCCGGTTCGGCGGGCGTCCGGCCGTGGCGTTCGAGGTCTTCCCCCGCTGA
- a CDS encoding enoyl-CoA hydratase/isomerase family protein, producing the protein MIDTISTEIAEGEERIRLEVADGLAVLTLCRPDKLNGWSWESTRQLGLLADRIRFDASVRAVLLRAEGRAFCAGIDVTAPGGAITGGTPAERIRNYYEGIRWVHERFAVLARLPQPVVAAVQGYCLGFGFELALMADVRVAAEDAVFALPEAGLGVAVDAGGDLRIAREAGAGWAKYLALTGRRVDAATAQRLNLVQLVVPGEELEAAARAVAQEIAANAPLAVQGIKRAIDGYADAALPAALDRVAMTAALTLTSEDCREGYTAKAARRPARFSGG; encoded by the coding sequence GTGATCGACACCATCTCCACGGAGATCGCGGAGGGCGAGGAACGGATCCGGCTGGAGGTCGCGGACGGCCTCGCCGTCCTCACCCTGTGCCGCCCGGACAAGCTCAACGGCTGGAGCTGGGAGTCCACCCGCCAGCTCGGCCTGCTCGCGGACCGGATCCGCTTCGACGCGTCCGTGCGGGCGGTGCTGCTGCGGGCCGAGGGCCGGGCCTTCTGTGCGGGCATCGACGTGACGGCCCCGGGCGGTGCCATCACGGGTGGCACCCCGGCCGAACGCATCCGCAACTACTACGAGGGCATCCGCTGGGTGCACGAGCGCTTCGCGGTCCTCGCCCGCCTCCCCCAGCCGGTGGTGGCCGCCGTCCAGGGCTACTGCCTCGGCTTCGGCTTCGAGCTGGCGCTGATGGCCGATGTCCGGGTGGCGGCCGAGGACGCCGTCTTCGCGCTCCCGGAAGCCGGACTGGGCGTGGCGGTGGACGCGGGCGGCGACCTGCGCATCGCCCGCGAAGCGGGTGCGGGCTGGGCCAAGTACCTGGCGCTGACGGGCCGGCGCGTCGACGCCGCGACGGCGCAGCGGCTCAACCTCGTCCAGCTGGTCGTCCCCGGCGAGGAGCTGGAGGCCGCCGCCCGCGCCGTGGCGCAGGAGATCGCCGCCAACGCGCCGCTCGCCGTCCAGGGCATCAAGCGCGCGATCGACGGTTACGCCGATGCCGCCCTCCCCGCCGCCCTCGACCGGGTCGCGATGACCGCCGCCCTCACCCTCACCTCTGAGGACTGCCGGGAGGGTTACACCGC